In Ensifer canadensis, a genomic segment contains:
- a CDS encoding DUF1178 family protein translates to MIRYTLSCDQGHAFEGWFSSSDDFDRQMERKLVSCPTCNSTSVAKQLMAPSVATARKKEATRALVMDQAQKETVAKIRELVKAVRDNAEDVGDRFPEEARKIHYGETDGRGLIGKATVEEAVALLEEGIAIAPLPVLPDEVN, encoded by the coding sequence TTGATTCGCTACACGCTTTCCTGCGATCAGGGCCACGCTTTCGAGGGCTGGTTCTCGTCGAGTGACGATTTCGACCGCCAGATGGAGCGCAAGCTCGTCTCCTGTCCCACCTGCAATTCCACGTCGGTTGCCAAGCAACTGATGGCACCGTCGGTCGCGACCGCCCGCAAGAAGGAAGCGACGCGGGCATTGGTCATGGACCAGGCGCAGAAGGAAACCGTCGCGAAAATCCGCGAACTCGTCAAGGCGGTGCGCGACAATGCCGAGGATGTCGGTGACCGCTTTCCCGAAGAGGCCCGCAAGATCCACTATGGCGAGACGGATGGACGCGGCCTGATCGGCAAGGCGACCGTGGAAGAGGCTGTCGCGCTTCTCGAAGAGGGCATCGCGATCGCGCCACTGCCGGTGTTGCCCGACGAGGTCAACTGA
- a CDS encoding FecCD family ABC transporter permease — protein sequence MTKQIVLRRGWVGARSLVAIAGLLSLSALSMTVGKFDAGLSDLIGQIWAMVGGTPSDETVATVFWNIRLPRVLAGLAVGAALAAAGATYQGLFRNPLVSPDILGVSAGASFGAVVGIFLSLPVGVIQLMSFVGGLIAVLSVYAVATVIRNRDPVLVLVLAGIAVGAHVGAGISLIKILADPYDQLPAITYWLLGSLASVTSGDVVSILPALVVGIIPLFLLRWRMNVMTLGEEEARALGIDTGRLRVVLVLAATLITSASVSVTGIIGWIGLVIPHVARLLVGPDFVRLLPVSMALGAAYLLVADMLARSIAMIEVPLGILTATVGAPFFLWLLASGRKGWQ from the coding sequence ATGACAAAGCAGATCGTTCTGAGGCGAGGGTGGGTCGGTGCACGGTCGCTGGTTGCGATCGCAGGCCTCCTGTCGCTTTCCGCCCTGTCGATGACTGTCGGCAAATTCGACGCGGGCCTGTCCGATCTGATCGGTCAAATCTGGGCAATGGTCGGCGGTACCCCCAGTGATGAGACGGTGGCCACGGTCTTCTGGAACATCCGCTTGCCGCGTGTGCTGGCCGGTCTTGCCGTCGGCGCGGCGCTTGCGGCAGCCGGCGCCACCTACCAAGGCCTGTTCCGCAACCCGCTGGTTTCGCCCGATATTCTCGGGGTTTCCGCCGGCGCCAGCTTCGGCGCCGTTGTCGGCATCTTCCTGTCGTTGCCGGTCGGCGTCATCCAGCTGATGAGTTTTGTCGGCGGGCTGATCGCCGTGCTGTCTGTCTATGCGGTTGCAACAGTGATCCGCAACCGGGATCCGGTGCTCGTTCTCGTTCTGGCAGGCATCGCGGTCGGTGCGCACGTGGGTGCCGGCATCTCGCTGATCAAGATCCTTGCCGATCCCTATGATCAGTTGCCGGCGATCACCTATTGGCTGCTCGGCAGCCTAGCCTCGGTGACATCAGGCGACGTCGTCTCCATTCTTCCCGCGCTTGTCGTCGGCATCATCCCGCTCTTTCTCCTGCGCTGGCGCATGAACGTCATGACGCTTGGCGAGGAAGAAGCGCGTGCGCTCGGCATCGACACCGGCCGGCTGCGCGTCGTGCTGGTGCTGGCGGCAACGCTGATCACCTCGGCTTCCGTCTCGGTCACCGGCATCATCGGCTGGATTGGGCTTGTCATCCCGCATGTGGCGCGCCTCCTCGTCGGACCGGATTTCGTCCGGTTGCTGCCGGTGTCGATGGCGCTCGGCGCCGCCTATCTGCTCGTCGCCGATATGCTGGCGCGCAGCATTGCGATGATCGAGGTACCGCTCGGCATCCTGACGGCGACCGTCGGCGCGCCGTTCTTTCTCTGGCTGCTCGCATCAGGGCGAAAGGGCTGGCAATGA
- a CDS encoding dihydrofolate reductase family protein: MRKVIMWDMVSVDGFFEAPGHDISWFVFEDELAAYIGETQLEADTLLFGRVTYEMMASYWPEAEGDIATFINGVEKYVFSRSLKSTDWHNTTLVTGDAVAEVEHLKALGGGTIFIFGSADFAAGLVEKGLVDEYRLGINPVLLGGGVPLFKSLPTRTTLKLTHTRPLKSGVVILHYQPQPDV; encoded by the coding sequence ATGCGCAAGGTCATCATGTGGGACATGGTCAGTGTCGACGGCTTCTTCGAAGCACCAGGCCATGACATCAGCTGGTTCGTCTTCGAGGACGAACTCGCAGCCTATATCGGCGAGACCCAGCTTGAGGCCGATACGCTGCTCTTCGGCCGGGTGACCTATGAGATGATGGCGTCTTACTGGCCCGAAGCCGAAGGCGATATCGCCACCTTCATAAACGGCGTCGAGAAATACGTCTTCTCCCGCTCCCTCAAAAGCACCGACTGGCACAACACCACGCTCGTTACCGGCGACGCGGTCGCCGAAGTCGAACACCTGAAGGCGCTTGGGGGTGGTACCATCTTCATTTTCGGCAGCGCCGATTTTGCCGCAGGCCTGGTGGAAAAGGGCCTTGTCGACGAATACCGGCTTGGCATCAATCCGGTACTGCTCGGCGGCGGCGTGCCTCTGTTCAAATCGTTGCCGACGCGCACCACCCTCAAGCTCACCCACACGCGACCGCTCAAGTCCGGCGTCGTCATCCTGCATTACCAGCCGCAGCCGGATGTCTGA
- a CDS encoding methyltransferase, with protein sequence MIAPQPSDWLLEIGCGHGVAVTGVCEKLADGRIVAIDRSAKMIAAAKQRNASYVAAGRADFEAIELARADFGDARFDAAFAIRVCVFARGDPSRELAVLAQVLKPDGRLLIFDDEPSGSAEDISSRIEARLADSRWSVANVRTHRVDRSDVVCVIARPGQSENGRLG encoded by the coding sequence ATGATCGCACCGCAACCATCGGACTGGCTGCTTGAGATCGGCTGCGGTCACGGTGTCGCAGTTACGGGCGTTTGCGAGAAACTGGCCGATGGGCGGATCGTTGCGATCGATCGCTCTGCGAAGATGATCGCGGCGGCGAAACAACGAAACGCCAGCTATGTCGCGGCCGGCAGGGCAGACTTTGAGGCTATTGAGCTGGCGCGAGCGGATTTTGGCGACGCGCGTTTCGATGCTGCTTTCGCCATCCGTGTCTGTGTCTTTGCAAGGGGCGATCCATCGCGCGAACTGGCGGTACTTGCGCAGGTTCTCAAGCCGGACGGGCGGTTGCTGATCTTTGACGACGAGCCGTCGGGCAGTGCCGAAGACATTTCCAGCCGGATCGAAGCCCGCCTTGCCGATAGCCGATGGAGCGTGGCAAACGTCAGGACCCATCGGGTCGACCGCAGCGACGTCGTTTGCGTGATCGCACGACCGGGTCAATCCGAAAACGGTCGCCTCGGATGA
- a CDS encoding iron ABC transporter substrate-binding protein, protein MIRSIAGAFGALLTLMPLAVQAKPFTDAAGRTVELPDHIGKVLAAGPPASVLVYAIAPEKLAGWVREPKEDEKPYLMEAVRGLPTYGRLTGKGGTANIEAVLAAKPDVIIDVGTVDATYASLADKVQSQTGIPYVLIDGSFGKSAETLRSLGAMLGAEERAGKLADYADETLKELGETIAAVPADERPRVYYGRGPDGLETGLAGSINLEILEAAGAVNVAAVAGKSSLTQVSPEQLLAWNPEMIIAASPKFASAVATDPAWSRVQAVEKGQVFIAPSMPFGWFDSPPGINRLIGVRWLEALLYGGFYEGDLKAETREFYKLFYQVDLDDAQLTRLVKGALPETQ, encoded by the coding sequence ATGATCAGATCTATCGCCGGTGCCTTCGGCGCCCTTCTTACCCTGATGCCGCTTGCGGTTCAGGCGAAACCCTTCACGGATGCGGCCGGTCGCACGGTCGAGCTTCCCGACCATATTGGCAAGGTGCTGGCGGCCGGTCCGCCGGCCTCGGTGCTGGTCTATGCCATCGCGCCGGAGAAGCTGGCCGGCTGGGTGCGCGAGCCGAAGGAAGACGAAAAGCCCTACCTAATGGAGGCCGTACGCGGTTTACCGACCTATGGCCGCCTGACCGGCAAGGGCGGGACGGCGAATATCGAGGCGGTGCTTGCGGCCAAGCCTGACGTCATCATCGATGTCGGCACGGTGGACGCGACCTATGCCTCGCTTGCCGACAAGGTGCAGAGCCAGACCGGCATTCCCTATGTGCTGATCGACGGTTCGTTCGGCAAAAGTGCCGAGACCTTGCGCAGCCTCGGCGCGATGCTCGGAGCCGAAGAGCGTGCCGGCAAACTTGCCGACTATGCCGACGAAACGCTGAAGGAACTCGGCGAGACGATAGCGGCAGTACCGGCCGACGAGCGGCCCAGGGTCTATTACGGACGTGGCCCCGATGGTCTGGAGACGGGCCTGGCAGGCTCGATCAATCTTGAGATCCTCGAAGCCGCAGGTGCAGTCAATGTCGCGGCCGTTGCCGGCAAGAGCAGTCTCACTCAGGTTTCGCCGGAGCAGCTGCTCGCCTGGAACCCGGAGATGATCATCGCCGCGAGCCCGAAGTTCGCCTCAGCGGTCGCGACAGATCCGGCGTGGAGCAGGGTGCAGGCGGTCGAGAAGGGACAGGTGTTCATCGCGCCGTCGATGCCATTCGGCTGGTTCGATTCGCCGCCCGGCATCAACCGCCTGATCGGGGTCCGCTGGCTTGAGGCACTGCTTTATGGCGGCTTCTACGAGGGTGACCTGAAAGCCGAGACGCGGGAATTCTACAAACTCTTCTACCAAGTGGATCTTGATGACGCGCAGCTCACGAGGCTTGTCAAAGGTGCCCTGCCGGAAACGCAATGA
- a CDS encoding GNAT family N-acetyltransferase produces MDLSDLRISTDRLTIRHFAPEDFDGFHAYHRLPEVYRYLYANPLDEDGARAKFAKASDPRLDADGDVAVFAVERRQDGALVGEVLLKLASKAARQAEAGYIFNPAFSGKGYATEAMRAVLDLGFFQLNFHRIFARLDPLNAGSVGVVERLGMRREAHLIQNDLFNGQWGDEFIYALLQHEWQARPKVA; encoded by the coding sequence ATGGATCTTTCCGACCTTCGCATTTCCACCGACCGCCTGACGATCAGGCATTTTGCGCCTGAGGATTTCGACGGGTTCCATGCCTATCACCGGCTGCCGGAGGTTTACCGCTATCTCTATGCCAATCCGCTTGACGAGGACGGCGCGCGCGCAAAATTCGCCAAGGCGAGCGACCCGCGTCTCGATGCGGATGGCGATGTCGCGGTTTTTGCGGTCGAACGGAGGCAGGATGGCGCGCTTGTCGGCGAGGTGCTGTTGAAGCTCGCCAGCAAGGCGGCGCGGCAGGCTGAAGCCGGCTACATCTTCAATCCGGCATTTTCGGGCAAGGGCTATGCCACCGAAGCGATGCGGGCAGTGCTCGACCTGGGTTTCTTCCAATTGAACTTCCACCGGATCTTTGCCCGTCTCGACCCGCTCAACGCCGGTTCCGTCGGGGTCGTCGAGCGGCTCGGCATGCGCCGTGAGGCGCATCTGATCCAGAACGACCTGTTCAACGGCCAATGGGGGGACGAGTTCATCTACGCGCTGCTTCAGCATGAGTGGCAGGCGCGGCCGAAGGTGGCTTGA
- the ubiG gene encoding bifunctional 2-polyprenyl-6-hydroxyphenol methylase/3-demethylubiquinol 3-O-methyltransferase UbiG: MSETARTTIDQSEVDRFSAMAAEWWDPTGKFRPLHKFNPVRLAYIRDRVAEHFGRDPKSPQPLKGLRLLDIGCGGGLLSEPMARMGADVVGADASEKNIGIAKTHAAGSGVNVDYRAVTAEALTEAGESFDIVLNMEVVEHVADVDFFMTTCAHMVRPGGLMFVATINRTMKAAALAIFAAENVLRWLPRGTHQYEKLVRPEELEKPLVASGLELTERTGVFFNPLSNQWNLSKDMDVNYMIVAKRPL; this comes from the coding sequence ATGAGCGAGACAGCGCGCACGACGATCGACCAGAGCGAAGTAGACCGCTTTTCGGCCATGGCCGCCGAGTGGTGGGATCCGACGGGAAAGTTCCGGCCGCTGCACAAGTTCAATCCGGTGCGCCTTGCCTATATCCGCGACAGGGTTGCCGAGCATTTCGGCCGCGATCCGAAGAGCCCGCAGCCGCTGAAGGGCCTGCGCCTGCTCGATATCGGTTGCGGTGGCGGGCTGCTGTCGGAGCCGATGGCCCGCATGGGCGCTGACGTCGTCGGCGCGGACGCTTCGGAAAAGAATATCGGCATTGCCAAGACCCATGCGGCCGGCAGCGGCGTTAACGTCGATTATCGGGCCGTGACGGCCGAAGCCCTCACGGAAGCGGGCGAAAGCTTCGACATCGTTCTCAACATGGAAGTGGTCGAGCACGTCGCCGATGTCGATTTCTTCATGACCACCTGCGCCCATATGGTTCGCCCCGGCGGCCTGATGTTCGTCGCCACCATCAACCGCACGATGAAGGCGGCGGCATTGGCCATCTTCGCCGCCGAAAACGTTCTGCGCTGGCTGCCGCGCGGCACGCATCAATATGAAAAGCTCGTGCGCCCCGAGGAATTGGAAAAACCGCTGGTGGCAAGCGGCCTGGAACTGACCGAACGCACCGGCGTATTCTTCAATCCGCTGTCCAACCAGTGGAACCTGTCGAAGGACATGGACGTCAATTACATGATTGTCGCCAAGCGCCCGCTCTAA
- a CDS encoding class I SAM-dependent methyltransferase, with amino-acid sequence MAQNIYDKPEFFEGYSQLGRSVHGLDGAAEWPAIRAALPDLQGKRVVDLGCGFGWFSRFAREQGAARVLGLDLSENMIARARRDTPDPAIEYGIADLDHLALETGTFDVAYSSLAFHYVENFDRLVQAIYDALVPGAHLVFTIEHPIYMASLNPGWQVGENGQKRWPVDHYSIEGQRTTDWLAKGVVKYHRTIGTTLNALMRGGFAIRHVEEWRPTPAQIDANPDLAEEMERPMILIVDAQR; translated from the coding sequence ATGGCACAGAACATCTACGACAAACCGGAATTTTTCGAAGGCTACAGCCAGCTCGGACGATCGGTCCATGGCCTCGACGGCGCCGCCGAATGGCCGGCAATCCGCGCCGCCTTGCCGGATTTGCAGGGCAAGCGCGTGGTCGATCTCGGCTGCGGCTTCGGCTGGTTCTCGCGTTTCGCGCGCGAGCAGGGTGCGGCCCGCGTGCTCGGGCTCGACCTGTCGGAAAACATGATCGCCCGCGCCCGGCGCGACACGCCCGATCCGGCGATCGAATACGGCATCGCCGATCTCGATCATCTTGCGCTCGAAACCGGCACCTTTGACGTCGCCTACAGCTCGCTCGCGTTTCACTATGTCGAGAATTTCGACCGCCTGGTCCAGGCAATCTACGATGCGCTGGTGCCGGGCGCGCACCTGGTGTTCACCATCGAGCACCCGATCTACATGGCCTCGCTGAACCCTGGCTGGCAGGTCGGGGAAAACGGGCAGAAGCGCTGGCCGGTCGATCACTATTCCATCGAGGGCCAGCGCACGACGGATTGGCTGGCCAAGGGCGTGGTCAAGTACCACCGCACGATCGGCACCACGCTCAACGCCTTGATGCGCGGCGGTTTCGCCATCCGTCACGTCGAGGAGTGGCGCCCGACGCCGGCGCAGATCGACGCCAATCCGGATCTCGCCGAAGAGATGGAACGGCCGATGATTTTGATCGTCGACGCCCAGCGGTAG